In a genomic window of Fibrobacter sp.:
- a CDS encoding KamA family radical SAM protein: MDDAEKVFTQIPEFLEYLGTGCAEAIANAATPDKLDLSPKFPFLCSKHYADLIKKASEPEALLREILPTRDELANVPGFVDDPVGDLPAGKADCVIQKYDRRALIVSTATCGARCRFCFRKNYPFQSNPDVAKQVSDWLDTHSDIWEVILSGGDPLTLSPGKFRDLVEAIAMHGSVTTLRIHTRLPVMRPDLVMQHFELLRELSARFECVLVSHVDHPDELDEESQVVFGQLKFSGWTLLNQSVLLKGVNDNAKTLESLSRRLFMQGVLPYYLHQLDHANGVAHFEASDETALSLIAEIRKRLPGYLVPKLVREIAGEKSKTPIF, translated from the coding sequence ATGGACGACGCCGAAAAAGTTTTCACGCAAATTCCCGAATTTTTAGAGTATCTGGGCACAGGATGTGCGGAAGCCATCGCAAACGCAGCCACACCCGACAAACTGGACCTGAGCCCCAAGTTTCCTTTCCTTTGCTCGAAGCACTACGCCGACCTCATCAAGAAGGCCAGCGAGCCCGAAGCCCTGCTACGCGAAATTTTGCCAACCCGCGACGAACTCGCGAACGTTCCCGGATTCGTAGACGACCCGGTGGGTGACCTGCCCGCGGGCAAGGCGGATTGCGTCATCCAGAAGTACGACCGACGGGCGCTGATTGTCTCGACCGCAACCTGCGGTGCCCGTTGCCGCTTCTGTTTCCGCAAGAACTATCCCTTCCAGAGCAATCCCGACGTGGCCAAACAGGTAAGCGACTGGCTCGACACGCATAGCGATATCTGGGAAGTAATCCTTTCGGGCGGCGACCCGCTCACCCTAAGTCCAGGGAAGTTCCGCGACCTCGTGGAAGCTATCGCCATGCACGGCTCGGTCACCACGCTCCGCATCCACACGAGGCTCCCCGTAATGCGGCCCGACCTCGTAATGCAGCACTTCGAACTCTTGCGAGAACTGTCCGCACGCTTCGAATGCGTGCTCGTATCGCACGTGGACCACCCGGACGAACTCGACGAAGAATCGCAGGTCGTTTTCGGACAACTTAAATTTTCCGGCTGGACGCTTTTGAACCAGAGCGTGCTATTGAAGGGCGTAAACGACAACGCGAAAACGCTGGAATCCCTGAGCCGCAGGTTGTTCATGCAGGGAGTCCTCCCCTACTACCTGCACCAGCTGGACCATGCGAACGGAGTCGCGCACTTCGAGGCCAGCGACGAAACAGCGCTCTCGCTTATTGCCGAAATCCGCAAGCGCCTGCCCGGCTACCTCGTGCCGAAACTCGTCCGCGAAATCGCCGGCGAAAAAAGCAAGACGCCGATATTCTAG
- the thiL gene encoding thiamine-phosphate kinase, whose product MFPDLGEFSFIDSLLKKSLPLGAEPPVYRGWLPVGDDCAMFDGWLVTKDLSVEGTHFRMDWSTPEQAVEKHIVSNVSDISAMGGVAKLAISGICINKSWDEQTRKRIGDAVAEGFAKRGIALVGGDTVAAACGMLSTTLLGTLGAQSPLMRSGACVGDGVYVAGTLGKSAAGLWLLMNHPEARSEFPALVDYHLAPSIDERCGSKLLEMGVRGACMDISDGLSSELNHLALSSGVAIEIEERYIPVDPEVERLCVRYGLDPLDFALNGGEEYELLFTDSVKNDIFQRKDALPGGVYRIGTVVDGSCVRMRCRDGEERYVKAQAWSHL is encoded by the coding sequence ATGTTCCCGGATCTAGGCGAATTCAGTTTTATCGATTCCTTGTTGAAGAAGTCCCTCCCGTTGGGGGCGGAGCCTCCCGTATACAGGGGCTGGCTTCCCGTGGGCGATGACTGCGCCATGTTCGATGGCTGGCTCGTGACCAAGGACCTCTCTGTCGAAGGGACGCATTTCCGCATGGACTGGTCGACTCCGGAGCAGGCGGTAGAAAAGCACATAGTGAGCAACGTGTCGGACATCTCCGCGATGGGCGGTGTCGCTAAACTCGCGATTTCGGGCATCTGCATCAACAAGTCGTGGGACGAACAGACCCGCAAGCGCATCGGCGATGCTGTCGCCGAGGGCTTCGCGAAGCGGGGGATTGCGCTTGTCGGGGGCGATACTGTCGCTGCCGCTTGCGGAATGCTTTCTACGACCCTGCTGGGCACGCTCGGTGCGCAGTCCCCCCTCATGCGCTCGGGCGCATGTGTCGGCGACGGCGTGTATGTCGCGGGTACGCTCGGGAAATCTGCCGCAGGGCTCTGGCTTTTGATGAACCACCCGGAGGCGCGGTCCGAATTCCCCGCGCTGGTCGATTACCATCTCGCCCCGTCGATAGACGAACGTTGCGGCTCGAAATTGCTCGAAATGGGCGTGCGCGGGGCCTGTATGGACATAAGCGACGGCCTTTCCTCGGAACTGAACCACCTCGCGCTTTCTTCGGGAGTTGCTATCGAAATTGAGGAACGATACATCCCGGTCGACCCCGAAGTTGAGCGGTTATGTGTGCGCTATGGCCTTGATCCTCTTGATTTTGCGTTAAATGGCGGCGAAGAATACGAACTGCTTTTCACCGATTCTGTCAAAAATGATATATTTCAAAGAAAAGATGCCCTGCCGGGCGGCGTGTATAGGATCGGAACCGTAGTCGATGGTTCTTGCGTCCGTATGCGTTGCCGTGACGGGGAGGAAAGGTATGTTAAAGCACAGGCTTGGTCTCATTTATGA
- the efp gene encoding elongation factor P — MGTVSTNEFRKKLKIMVDGQPYEIIENQFVKPGKGQAFNRVRIKNLVTGRTLERTWKSGDTVEEADVTYTEMTYLYNDGSTWYFLDNTTQETMEISKEALNGCEVWLLDGATVEVTWWKDPKTGSTLPIEVIPPTFVDLMIVEAPPAVQGNTSGNVMREAILETGAKVMIPLFIENNTKIRVDTRDGSYLERAK, encoded by the coding sequence ATGGGTACTGTAAGCACCAACGAATTCCGCAAGAAACTCAAGATTATGGTTGACGGTCAGCCGTACGAAATCATCGAAAACCAGTTCGTGAAGCCGGGTAAGGGCCAGGCCTTTAACCGCGTTCGCATCAAGAACCTGGTGACCGGCCGTACGCTCGAACGTACCTGGAAGAGCGGTGACACTGTCGAAGAAGCCGACGTGACCTACACCGAAATGACTTACCTTTACAACGACGGTTCTACCTGGTACTTCCTGGACAACACCACTCAGGAAACCATGGAAATCTCCAAGGAAGCTCTCAATGGCTGCGAAGTCTGGCTCCTTGACGGCGCTACCGTCGAAGTGACCTGGTGGAAGGACCCGAAGACGGGCTCTACCCTCCCGATCGAAGTTATCCCGCCGACCTTCGTCGACCTCATGATCGTTGAAGCTCCTCCGGCAGTTCAGGGCAACACCAGCGGTAACGTGATGCGCGAAGCCATCCTCGAAACCGGCGCCAAGGTGATGATCCCGCTGTTCATCGAGAACAACACCAAGATCCGCGTGGATACCCGCGACGGTTCTTACCTCGAACGCGCAAAATAA
- a CDS encoding fibrobacter succinogenes major paralogous domain-containing protein has translation MSLRGRVTTAAISCLLFLVACGGDSSSSKGTEPAEVSDIIVDSFDDLLVCSDKREGATAYVKDKKTAYVCKNGDWVVDDDEFSSSSVMDETSSSSRHCEDCKDETTSSSSTNKTNSSSSAVKGSSSSIDSAKSSSSVTLSSSSSDINVIEESGSSADSLNLFSSDSGESSSSSSSSSDNLLPPPLSSSSVIPSSSEESSSSIDLVQSSSSVKDESSSSVIPGTDPESSSSSVELSCSALLEGIDGWSWDIPKKCRFNLDITYGIMTDTRDGQTYKTVKIGDQTWMAENLNYADSAKTPSLLKRSWCFNKVAANCAVAGRLYTWAAAIDSVRLATDAENPQDCGYGKTCTLPATVQGICPDGWHLPTREEWNTLFTEVGGESTAGEILKSQTGWYDNGNGTDGVGFSALPAGRRYNGKFDQDGECANFWGAFEFSSGNSAYRLHLYYNLKDYRMLNDNKRDGASVRCLKD, from the coding sequence ATGTCATTGCGAGGGCGAGTAACGACCGCGGCAATTTCTTGCCTGCTTTTCCTCGTAGCCTGTGGCGGCGACAGCAGCTCATCTAAGGGTACTGAACCTGCAGAAGTGTCTGACATTATCGTGGATTCGTTTGATGATCTGCTGGTTTGTAGCGACAAACGTGAAGGCGCAACAGCTTATGTGAAGGACAAAAAGACCGCCTACGTCTGCAAAAACGGCGATTGGGTTGTTGATGATGACGAATTTTCTTCATCTAGCGTAATGGACGAAACATCCTCCTCTTCACGCCATTGCGAGGACTGCAAGGACGAAACAACCTCTAGCAGCAGTACAAACAAGACGAATTCTTCCTCGAGTGCTGTCAAAGGCTCCAGCAGTAGCATTGACTCGGCGAAATCCTCCTCTTCCGTCACTCTGAGTTCTTCGTCCTCTGACATAAACGTCATCGAGGAATCTGGTAGTAGCGCAGATTCGTTGAATTTATTCTCCAGCGATAGCGGGGAATCCAGCAGTAGCTCTTCCAGCAGCAGTGACAATCTTCTTCCGCCGCCACTCAGCTCTTCCTCCGTCATTCCGAGCAGTAGCGAAGAATCCAGTAGCAGTATAGACTTGGTGCAATCCTCTTCCAGCGTCAAGGATGAATCCTCCTCTTCCGTCATTCCTGGCACCGACCCGGAATCTAGCAGTTCGTCTGTTGAGCTGAGTTGTTCTGCGCTTTTAGAAGGAATAGACGGCTGGAGCTGGGATATTCCTAAGAAATGTCGCTTCAATTTGGATATAACCTACGGCATCATGACAGACACCCGCGACGGACAAACCTACAAGACCGTAAAGATTGGCGACCAGACGTGGATGGCCGAAAACCTGAACTATGCCGATAGCGCGAAGACCCCGAGCCTGTTGAAGCGCAGCTGGTGCTTTAACAAAGTTGCTGCCAATTGCGCCGTGGCAGGACGCCTTTACACCTGGGCGGCGGCGATTGATTCGGTGAGGCTCGCAACCGATGCAGAAAACCCGCAGGACTGCGGTTACGGCAAGACCTGTACGCTCCCGGCAACGGTCCAGGGCATTTGCCCCGACGGCTGGCACTTACCGACTCGAGAGGAATGGAACACCTTGTTTACCGAGGTGGGCGGAGAATCGACAGCAGGCGAAATTCTCAAGTCGCAGACGGGCTGGTATGACAACGGCAACGGTACGGATGGCGTGGGCTTTTCTGCGTTGCCTGCCGGCCGCAGGTACAATGGCAAATTCGACCAAGATGGTGAATGCGCCAACTTCTGGGGTGCCTTTGAGTTCAGTAGCGGCAACAGCGCATACCGCTTGCACTTGTACTACAACCTCAAGGACTATCGCATGCTCAACGACAACAAGCGCGACGGGGCTTCAGTTCGTTGTCTAAAGGACTAG
- a CDS encoding GspE/PulE family protein produces MKLNLGELLLRQHVLDEDRLAHAISEHKRTGLSLAKVLVRLQMVSEDTLTSILGVQMQSATKMRIGEMLLAQGYITQDQLNKALETQKTTGKRLGRTLVELGFMPEERLVEILSRQFEVPYVKLENFSIDNDAYSYLPEEMCKQYKVVPLFISKSDDDRRTMREALTLAMTDPTNMRVIQIVKFKVKMDVDVVMASEADVMKAIERVYAGHGPQEESLAELIGESRDGEELETVERGQGGNDEPELSDEEGRAVVKIVTTLIHEAIARHASDIHLEPQETFLKLRYRIDGDLQVMAPIPARLMPQILSRIKLLSKMDIAEKRKPLDGRFTVRYKGSEVDLRVSSFPISLRKRGVCEKIVMRILDPNSGQFPLKDMGFDPRVLKQFIDAINAPNGIVLVTGPTGSGKSTTLYASIREILDSTINISTMEDPVELNIDGVNQGQINNAAGFTFAAGIRALLRQDPDVIMIGEMRDQETSSMAIEAALTGHLVFSTLHTNDAAGSFPRLLEMGLEPFLVSTAIKGILAQRLVRRICKFCKEPVEISDSLREELHLSPDMQFYHGKGCDKCDGSGYKGRCGIYEFLVPNESVRNLVIKRASGDEIKRCAMKECDMITLRMDGINKALQGLTTLEQAVGASAPDD; encoded by the coding sequence GTGAAATTAAACTTGGGCGAGCTACTGCTCCGTCAGCATGTGCTCGATGAAGACCGGTTGGCGCACGCCATCTCGGAACACAAGCGCACGGGCCTCTCGCTTGCGAAGGTGCTTGTACGCCTGCAGATGGTGTCCGAAGACACCCTCACCAGCATCCTCGGTGTGCAGATGCAGTCCGCCACCAAGATGCGTATCGGTGAAATGCTCCTTGCGCAGGGCTACATTACGCAGGACCAGCTCAACAAGGCCCTCGAGACGCAGAAGACTACGGGCAAGCGTCTGGGCCGCACTCTCGTGGAGCTCGGGTTCATGCCCGAAGAACGTCTGGTCGAAATCCTGTCGCGCCAGTTCGAAGTTCCCTACGTGAAGCTGGAGAACTTCTCGATAGACAACGACGCCTATAGCTACCTGCCCGAAGAAATGTGCAAGCAGTACAAGGTGGTGCCGCTGTTCATCTCGAAGTCCGATGACGACCGCAGGACGATGCGTGAAGCGCTCACGCTCGCGATGACCGACCCGACCAACATGCGCGTTATCCAGATAGTGAAGTTCAAGGTCAAGATGGACGTGGACGTCGTGATGGCGTCCGAAGCGGACGTCATGAAGGCTATCGAGCGCGTGTATGCAGGCCACGGCCCGCAAGAAGAATCTCTTGCCGAACTTATCGGTGAAAGCAGGGACGGCGAAGAACTCGAAACCGTCGAACGCGGCCAGGGCGGCAACGACGAGCCCGAACTTTCCGACGAAGAAGGCCGTGCGGTGGTGAAAATCGTGACGACGCTTATTCACGAAGCCATTGCCCGCCACGCTTCCGATATTCACCTGGAGCCGCAGGAAACCTTCCTCAAGCTCCGTTACCGTATCGACGGTGACCTGCAGGTGATGGCCCCGATTCCCGCGCGCCTCATGCCGCAGATCCTTTCGCGTATCAAGCTTTTGTCCAAGATGGACATCGCCGAAAAGCGTAAACCTTTGGACGGCCGCTTTACGGTGCGTTACAAGGGCTCCGAAGTTGACCTTCGTGTGAGCTCGTTCCCGATTTCTCTGCGCAAGCGCGGCGTTTGCGAAAAAATCGTTATGCGTATTTTGGACCCGAACTCGGGTCAGTTCCCGCTGAAGGACATGGGCTTCGACCCGCGCGTGCTCAAGCAGTTTATCGACGCGATTAACGCTCCTAACGGTATTGTGCTGGTGACCGGTCCTACCGGTTCCGGTAAGTCTACCACGCTTTATGCTTCTATTCGAGAAATTTTGGATTCCACGATCAACATCTCTACGATGGAAGACCCTGTGGAACTTAATATTGACGGTGTGAACCAGGGACAGATCAACAACGCCGCAGGCTTTACCTTCGCGGCGGGCATCCGCGCCTTGCTGCGTCAGGACCCGGACGTCATCATGATCGGTGAAATGCGTGACCAGGAAACTTCGTCGATGGCTATCGAAGCCGCTCTGACGGGTCACTTGGTCTTCAGTACGTTGCATACAAACGATGCCGCCGGTTCGTTCCCGCGTTTGCTGGAAATGGGCCTGGAACCGTTCCTTGTTTCTACCGCCATCAAGGGCATTCTTGCACAGCGCCTTGTGCGCCGCATTTGCAAGTTCTGCAAGGAGCCCGTGGAAATTTCCGATTCCCTGCGCGAAGAGCTGCACCTTTCTCCGGATATGCAGTTCTACCACGGCAAGGGCTGCGACAAGTGCGACGGCTCGGGCTACAAGGGACGTTGCGGTATTTACGAGTTCCTCGTTCCGAACGAATCCGTGCGTAACCTGGTCATCAAGCGTGCTTCCGGCGACGAAATCAAGCGTTGCGCCATGAAGGAATGCGACATGATTACGCTGCGTATGGACGGCATCAATAAGGCGCTGCAGGGCCTTACCACGCTTGAACAGGCGGTGGGCGCTTCTGCTCCGGACGATTGA
- a CDS encoding fibrobacter succinogenes major paralogous domain-containing protein has translation MAFLCAAMFVACGDDDGDFATRPSDGSSSSVCKDCDDESSSSVTPKSSDSETSVSSSSTKSSSSSEYIRVPCNVETDENCFKDDRDGQTYKTVKIGDQVWMAENLNYETDNSFCYNDSAEYCEKYGRLYTWAAAMDSAGIWSTNGKGCGYGKKCDVDSTDSATLVRGVCPEGWHLPSHTEWYILFMAVRASIAGTELKSTSGWYDNGNGTDDFGFSALPAGLMHGVGHYYDEGDFAYFWSSTEGGGDYAYDMYLFSDYNDARLGDDYKDHGFSVRCLKD, from the coding sequence ATGGCGTTTCTTTGTGCCGCGATGTTTGTCGCTTGCGGTGACGACGACGGCGATTTCGCGACTCGTCCTTCGGACGGTTCGTCTTCGAGCGTGTGCAAGGACTGCGATGACGAGTCTTCGTCCAGCGTCACACCGAAGTCGAGCGATAGCGAGACAAGCGTGTCCAGTAGCAGCACTAAGTCTAGCAGCAGCTCGGAATATATAAGGGTGCCATGTAATGTCGAGACAGATGAGAACTGCTTTAAGGATGACCGCGATGGTCAGACATACAAGACTGTGAAGATTGGCGATCAGGTATGGATGGCGGAGAACCTTAACTACGAAACGGATAATAGTTTCTGCTACAACGATTCTGCCGAGTATTGTGAAAAGTACGGGCGCCTTTACACATGGGCCGCGGCGATGGACAGTGCGGGCATATGGAGCACGAACGGCAAGGGCTGCGGCTATGGCAAGAAATGTGATGTCGATTCGACGGACTCAGCGACCTTGGTGCGTGGAGTTTGTCCTGAAGGTTGGCATTTGCCTTCGCATACGGAATGGTATATCCTGTTCATGGCGGTGCGCGCATCGATCGCCGGAACAGAACTCAAGTCCACGTCCGGTTGGTACGACAATGGCAACGGCACGGATGATTTCGGGTTCTCGGCGCTCCCTGCTGGCCTCATGCATGGTGTTGGGCATTACTACGACGAGGGCGACTTCGCCTACTTCTGGAGTTCTACAGAGGGCGGTGGCGACTACGCGTACGACATGTACTTGTTCAGCGACTACAACGATGCGCGCCTGGGCGACGACTACAAGGACCACGGATTTTCAGTCCGTTGCCTCAAGGACTAA
- the cysE gene encoding serine O-acetyltransferase, whose translation MTVDEMEKRLRDEATTLSESEPLSKLMLEEQVLNRKNFADMLSVTLACQLAGEVIDRAELEKMFSALYVKYPELLVSACKDLNATVLRDPACTSYLEPLLLFKGFQGLQAYRVAHALWTENRPFPAKMLQNIVSRKFGMDIHPAAKIGHGLLIDHATNIVIGETAIVGNNVSFLHGVTLGGTGNEVGDRHPKIGNGVMLGAHAQLLGNIHIGDCAKIGAGAVVLCDVPPHTTYAGVPAVEVGHPTDEMPSFNMQQDFTRDCD comes from the coding sequence ATGACCGTAGATGAAATGGAAAAGCGCCTCCGCGACGAGGCCACCACGCTTTCTGAATCTGAGCCGCTCTCGAAGCTCATGCTCGAAGAGCAGGTTTTGAACCGCAAGAACTTTGCCGACATGCTTTCCGTAACGCTAGCCTGTCAGCTCGCGGGTGAAGTTATCGACCGCGCGGAACTCGAGAAAATGTTCAGCGCCCTCTACGTCAAGTACCCCGAACTGCTCGTTTCCGCCTGCAAGGACCTGAACGCGACCGTATTGCGCGACCCCGCCTGCACCAGCTACCTCGAGCCGCTCCTGCTGTTCAAGGGATTCCAAGGCCTGCAGGCCTACCGCGTAGCGCACGCCCTCTGGACAGAAAACCGCCCCTTCCCCGCGAAGATGCTCCAGAACATCGTAAGCCGCAAGTTCGGCATGGATATCCACCCGGCCGCCAAAATCGGACACGGGCTCCTGATTGACCATGCGACGAACATCGTCATCGGCGAAACCGCTATCGTCGGGAACAACGTGAGCTTTTTGCACGGCGTGACGCTCGGTGGTACCGGCAATGAAGTCGGCGACCGTCACCCGAAAATCGGCAACGGCGTAATGCTCGGTGCACACGCCCAGCTGCTCGGCAACATCCACATCGGTGACTGCGCCAAGATTGGTGCGGGCGCTGTCGTGCTTTGCGACGTGCCTCCGCACACGACATACGCAGGCGTCCCCGCCGTCGAAGTCGGCCACCCGACCGACGAAATGCCGAGTTTCAACATGCAGCAGGACTTCACGCGCGACTGCGACTAA
- the nth gene encoding endonuclease III has translation MKRSDKIKFIGEKLDELFPNPPIPLDYTSAYTMLVAVVLSAQCTDIRVNHVTKVLFKAADTPKKMVKLGVERIAEIIKPCGFFNTKSVNIYNLSKELVEKFGGEVPQSFEELEALPGVGHKTASVVMSHIFKIPAFPVDTHIHRLAMRWGLSDGSSVEQTEKDLKKVFPESEWEKRHLQIIYFGRTYCKARGHKPEECPICSIVGR, from the coding sequence ATGAAGCGTTCTGACAAAATCAAGTTTATCGGCGAAAAGCTGGACGAACTCTTTCCGAATCCGCCCATACCGCTGGACTACACCAGCGCCTACACGATGCTTGTCGCGGTAGTGCTCAGCGCGCAATGCACCGACATCCGCGTAAACCATGTGACCAAGGTTCTGTTCAAGGCGGCAGATACCCCGAAAAAGATGGTCAAGCTCGGCGTCGAACGCATCGCCGAAATCATCAAGCCGTGCGGTTTCTTCAACACCAAGAGCGTGAACATCTACAACCTTTCCAAGGAACTCGTCGAAAAGTTTGGCGGCGAGGTCCCGCAATCGTTCGAAGAACTTGAAGCGCTCCCCGGCGTGGGCCACAAGACGGCGAGCGTCGTGATGAGCCATATCTTCAAAATTCCCGCCTTCCCCGTCGACACGCACATCCACAGGCTCGCGATGCGCTGGGGACTCTCCGACGGCAGTTCCGTTGAACAGACGGAAAAAGACCTCAAAAAGGTCTTCCCCGAAAGCGAATGGGAAAAGCGCCACCTGCAAATCATCTACTTCGGTCGCACGTACTGCAAGGCCCGCGGGCACAAGCCCGAGGAATGCCCGATTTGCAGCATCGTAGGGCGCTAG
- a CDS encoding UDP-glucuronic acid decarboxylase family protein: MRCLVTGGAGFLGSHLCERLLNDGHEVICLDNYFTGRMANVAHLRDNRNFELIRHDVTEPILLEVDRIFNLACPASPIHYQFNPVKTIKTSVMGAINMLGMAKRVKARILQASTSEVYGDPAVHPQTEDYWGNVNPIGIRSCYDEGKRVAETLFMDYHRQNNVDIRIVRIFNTYGPRMLMNDGRVVSNFIVQALKGDDITIYGDGSQTRSFCYVDDLIEGFVRMMNQNKIIGPVNIGNPGEFTMLELAKEVLDLTGSKSKIVYKPLPGDDPKMRRPNIDLAKSALGWEPTIPLRQGLEKTICYFDELLKNNG; encoded by the coding sequence ATGCGTTGCTTAGTTACTGGTGGTGCGGGCTTTTTAGGAAGTCACCTTTGTGAACGGCTTTTGAACGATGGTCACGAGGTGATTTGCCTTGACAACTATTTTACGGGCCGCATGGCGAATGTTGCCCACCTGCGCGATAACAGGAACTTCGAACTCATCCGCCACGACGTGACGGAACCAATTCTCCTCGAAGTGGATCGCATCTTCAACCTCGCGTGCCCCGCGAGCCCCATCCATTACCAGTTCAATCCGGTAAAGACCATCAAGACGAGCGTGATGGGCGCCATCAATATGCTCGGCATGGCGAAGCGCGTGAAGGCCCGCATTTTGCAGGCGTCGACCAGCGAAGTCTACGGCGACCCGGCGGTACACCCGCAGACGGAAGACTACTGGGGAAACGTGAATCCCATCGGTATCCGTAGCTGCTACGACGAAGGCAAGCGCGTTGCTGAAACCCTGTTCATGGATTACCACAGGCAGAACAACGTGGACATCCGCATCGTGCGCATATTCAATACGTACGGCCCGCGCATGCTCATGAACGACGGCCGCGTGGTATCGAACTTTATAGTGCAGGCGCTCAAGGGCGACGACATTACGATTTACGGCGACGGCAGCCAGACGCGCAGTTTCTGCTATGTGGACGACCTCATTGAAGGTTTTGTGCGCATGATGAACCAGAACAAGATTATCGGACCCGTGAACATCGGGAACCCCGGTGAATTCACGATGCTGGAACTTGCGAAGGAAGTGCTCGACCTGACAGGTTCAAAGAGCAAGATCGTGTACAAGCCGCTGCCCGGTGACGATCCGAAGATGCGCCGCCCGAATATCGACTTGGCCAAGAGCGCTCTCGGCTGGGAACCGACAATCCCGCTGCGCCAAGGTCTTGAAAAGACAATCTGCTACTTCGACGAATTGCTGAAAAATAACGGCTAG